The stretch of DNA GTTCAAAAGGAAGACGACCCCGTTTTGATTCAGAAGACATAATTTTTTAGGTAAATAATTAACGGCGAATACCTAAACGAGCAATTAGTTTTTGATAACGTTCTTGGTCTTTATTTTGAATGTAAGACAGGAGATTTCTACGACGACCAATCATTTTCAATAGTCCACGACGGGATGAGTGGTCTTTATCATTATTTTTAAGGTGTTGAGTTAGTTGATTAATTCTCTCGGTAAGAATCGCAACTTGTAAATCAGCAGAACCAGTATCGGTTTCATGAATTTGATATTCGGACATCAATTCTTGTTTACGTTGTTGAGTTAAGCTCATAGTCTCAGTTAAGGTTTGTATAACACTGCAAACTACTATGTTACCATCGTTTTTTTGATAACTGGAGTGTTGAAGCGAGAAAAAATAGAATTTATGCAAAGGAAAGAGCAGTATTGGTTTCAGTCAAATTAAGACTTAGACTTTTCACCTCTTGTGTAGTCTATTTGTTCTAACATATTAATAAGTAATTAAATACTAATTTTTACCGATCTACCTTAACGTAATGATGATCAATTCAGTCTTCTGAGAACATATAAATAGGTTTAATATTATGGTTCAAGAATTAATCGATCTCAGGCAAAGTATAGTTGAAGGACGCTATCAAGATGCACTGGAGATTGTTGATGAATTAGAAGGAATGGGCAAACAAGCAATTTTACGTAATCTTGAATCTTTTCTAGTTCGCCTCTTAATTCATTTAATTAAAAATCAAGTAGAAAAACGCTTAACAAATTCTTGGGCAGCTTCGATAAGTGATTCGGTCAGACAAATTAAAAAACTCAATTTAAAAGACAATAAAAAATCTTACTATATTGATCAAGATAACTGGTCTGAATATTTAGAAGAAGCTTTTGAAGTAGCAATTTTAGAAGCTAGTATAGAAGTCTGTGGTGGTACATATACTCCTATTCAATTGGAAGAGATTGTCGACAAAGAACAAATTATCAAAACAGCGTCGTCTTTAATAAATTTTTCTTATCAATATTCAACTAAAGATTTATTGTCTGTTATTAGAGAATATTTTATTAATTTACCTGGAGGAAAAGAGTGGCTAGAAAGAAGAATATAAAGTCTTATTATTTCCTTTTAAAATAGTAAAATTGAAGAAAACAATAAAAGTTAGTTTTATTTATTAATTTGCTTCGCAGGCCCACAGCATAGGCGCAATGAGATATCATTTCCAGCTATCCAAGCAGTTGTCCAAGCATTTTGAAAGTTAAAACCACCTGTAACGGCATCAATGTCTAAAATTTCACCAGCAAAATAAAGTCCTGGACAGATTTTACTTTCCATAGTCTTAAAATTTATTTCTTTGAGATTAATACCTCCACATGTAACAAATTCTTCTTTAAATACTCCTTTACCTTTGATTTGATATTGTCCGCGAATAATTTCTTCTGTTAATTGATGCAGTTCTTTTTTACTTAATTCTGTCCAAGTTTTTTCTGGATTAATGTCAACGTAATTAACTAAATTGTGCCACAACCGTTTTGGTAATCCTACAGGACAATAATTTAAGATTTTTTTTCGAGAATGAGTAGTTTTAGTTATTAGTAATTTTTCTTTAACGGTTTCCAAATTTTCTTGAGGTAACCAATTAATTTCTAAGGGAAGTTGATAATTATGTGCTGCTAAAATTCTAGCTCCCCAGGCAGATAATTTTAAAATGGCAGGGCCACTAACTCCCCAATGAGTAATTAGCAAAGCTCCTGTTTGTTCTAATTTATGTTTCTCTGAAGTTAATAAACGAACTCGAACAGAATCTACACTGACTCCTGCTAAATCTTGCAAACGACTATCTTTCAGATTAAAAGTAAACAAAGAAGGTACAGGAGATTCAATAGTATGTCCTAAATTTTTTGCCCAAAGATAACCTAATCGATTGCTACCTGTTGCTATTAAAACGCAATTACATTTTAAAATTTCTCCATTTTTTAGCTCTATTTGAAATTGATTATCTGTGGGGTCTTTTCTAATGTTTTGAACAGCAACACCTGTTTTTAAAATTACTCCTACTTGTTTAGCTTCTTCAATTAAACAATTAACAATAGTTTCGGAATTATCTGTAATGGGAAACATTCGCCCATCGCTTTCTGTTTTTAATTTAACTCCCCGAGATTCAAACCAATTAATTGTATCTTTTGGTTGAAAACGAGCAAATGCACTCCGTAAAGCTTTTCCTCCCCTGGGATAATTTTGGATCAATTCAGCCAGATCAAAACAGTGATGAGTTACATTACATCTACCACCACCAGAAATTCTGACTTTTGCTAAAGGTTGACGAGCAGCTTCGAGTAAAGTAACTTTCAAATGAGGATTAGCCGTAGCACAAGCAATGGCACCAAAAAATCCTGCTGCACCACCGCCAATTACTATTACATTCATGAGTTATTTGTTGAGAATACAAAATATTAATTAAAATCTTCTAGTTTTGGCAATTCCCCAAGTTAAACCAGAACCAATAGTTATTAATAACAAGATTAAAATAATTCCTCCTGGTAAAAAAGAAAGAATCCCAAAGCCTCTAAGTAAATAGACTAGAGCAAAAGTTGCTGAAGAAATAATAAATGTTTTGAGAATTATAGACATTACTTCTAATTAATCAAACTAAGATTTATGGTAGCAATTAGCTAACTATAACAATCCTATTTAATTTGTGAATATCATTAATTTTTTTATTAAAAATTTATAAGTTAGGAAAAAACATCTAGATCTATAAAAAAAAATTGAGGTCATTTAATGACCTCGGTATAGCAGAGTAAAGAGAGTTTATGAATTTTCTGAACGAAAATTAGTAAGGAAAAGCAGGAACTTCAAAGTCAGATTGGAATTGGTCAGCATTGTTATGAACGCCTTGATTAATTACGTTGCCTTCACCGACTGCAACACCAACGTTTTGACCAGCTTGAACAGAGGTTTGAATTTGAGGATCAACGGAAAAACCTCCGATGCCAACTTGAGTTTGAGTTAAATCGTTAGAGACAGTTTGATCGACGATATTTCCGTAACCTTGAGTTAATGCGCTATTTGAACCAGCTTGAACGCTGTTTTGAGCTTGTTGGGCAAAAGCAGCTACGGGAGAAAGAGCTAAAGCAAGAGTGGAGATGATGAGAGCAGTTTTTTTCATTTTTCTAGACCTCTAA from Stanieria cyanosphaera PCC 7437 encodes:
- the rpsO gene encoding 30S ribosomal protein S15 translates to MSLTQQRKQELMSEYQIHETDTGSADLQVAILTERINQLTQHLKNNDKDHSSRRGLLKMIGRRRNLLSYIQNKDQERYQKLIARLGIRR
- a CDS encoding DUF29 family protein, which translates into the protein MVQELIDLRQSIVEGRYQDALEIVDELEGMGKQAILRNLESFLVRLLIHLIKNQVEKRLTNSWAASISDSVRQIKKLNLKDNKKSYYIDQDNWSEYLEEAFEVAILEASIEVCGGTYTPIQLEEIVDKEQIIKTASSLINFSYQYSTKDLLSVIREYFINLPGGKEWLERRI
- a CDS encoding BaiN/RdsA family NAD(P)/FAD-dependent oxidoreductase; translation: MNVIVIGGGAAGFFGAIACATANPHLKVTLLEAARQPLAKVRISGGGRCNVTHHCFDLAELIQNYPRGGKALRSAFARFQPKDTINWFESRGVKLKTESDGRMFPITDNSETIVNCLIEEAKQVGVILKTGVAVQNIRKDPTDNQFQIELKNGEILKCNCVLIATGSNRLGYLWAKNLGHTIESPVPSLFTFNLKDSRLQDLAGVSVDSVRVRLLTSEKHKLEQTGALLITHWGVSGPAILKLSAWGARILAAHNYQLPLEINWLPQENLETVKEKLLITKTTHSRKKILNYCPVGLPKRLWHNLVNYVDINPEKTWTELSKKELHQLTEEIIRGQYQIKGKGVFKEEFVTCGGINLKEINFKTMESKICPGLYFAGEILDIDAVTGGFNFQNAWTTAWIAGNDISLRLCCGPAKQINK